The following coding sequences lie in one Streptococcus suis genomic window:
- a CDS encoding diacylglycerol kinase (similar to YegS from E. coli), protein MEERKRARLIYNPTSGQEIMKKNVAEVLEILEGYGYETSAFQTTAEKDSAKNEATRAALAGFDLIIAAGGDGTINEVVNGIAPLEKRPQMAIIPTGTTNDYARALKVPRGNPVEAAKVIGKQQTILMDIGLAKNQKNGFHQEHYFINIAAAGTLTELTYSVPSQLKTMFGYLAYVVKGAELLPQVQFTPVRVEHDEGVFEGSVSMIFVALTNSIGGFEQIVPDAKLDDGNFTLLMVKTGNLFEILHLIRQVLDGGKHIESDLVEYIKTKSLSIENLNPDNRLLLNLDGEFGGEAPVRLYNLSNHIEFFADTDLVSDHAITLDTDQMNREDMAKRFIEETDHIDEAIK, encoded by the coding sequence ATGGAAGAAAGAAAACGTGCTAGACTAATATATAATCCGACCTCAGGTCAAGAAATCATGAAGAAAAATGTGGCCGAAGTATTGGAAATTTTGGAAGGCTATGGTTATGAGACTTCAGCTTTCCAAACAACTGCTGAGAAAGACTCTGCAAAGAATGAAGCTACACGTGCGGCGCTTGCAGGCTTTGACTTGATTATCGCGGCTGGTGGAGATGGAACAATCAATGAAGTCGTCAATGGAATTGCTCCGCTTGAAAAACGTCCGCAGATGGCCATCATACCGACTGGCACCACCAATGACTATGCGCGTGCCTTAAAAGTGCCTAGGGGAAATCCTGTAGAAGCAGCTAAGGTTATCGGTAAGCAGCAGACCATTTTAATGGATATTGGTTTAGCCAAAAATCAAAAAAATGGTTTTCATCAAGAACATTATTTTATCAACATTGCTGCGGCAGGTACACTTACGGAGTTGACCTACAGTGTTCCCAGTCAACTTAAGACCATGTTTGGCTATTTGGCCTATGTAGTAAAAGGAGCAGAACTCCTGCCACAAGTACAATTTACACCTGTTCGTGTAGAGCATGACGAGGGAGTATTTGAAGGCTCGGTTTCAATGATTTTTGTCGCTTTAACCAATTCAATTGGAGGTTTTGAACAGATTGTTCCCGATGCTAAGTTAGATGATGGTAATTTTACCTTATTGATGGTTAAAACAGGGAATTTATTTGAAATTCTACATCTGATTCGTCAAGTCTTAGATGGTGGCAAACACATTGAGAGTGATTTAGTTGAATACATAAAAACAAAGAGCCTATCCATCGAAAATCTGAACCCAGATAACCGCCTACTGCTCAATCTAGATGGAGAGTTTGGTGGGGAAGCCCCTGTTCGTCTGTACAACCTATCAAACCATATAGAGTTTTTCGCAGATACAGATCTGGTTTCTGACCATGCAATCACTCTTGATACTGATCAGATGAATCGAGAAGATATGGCCAAACGATTCATTGAAGAAACAGACCATATTGATGAAGCTATTAAATAG
- the ligA gene encoding DNA ligase (this protein catalyzes the formation of phosphodiester linkages between 5'-phosphoryl and 3'-hydroxyl groups in double-stranded DNA using NAD as a coenzyme and as the energy source for the reaction; essential for DNA replication and repair of damaged DNA; similar to ligase LigB) codes for MKTRISELVSVLNQYAKEYYQLDQPSVSDSEYDTLYRELVELETAHPELILPDSPTHRVGGKVLDGFEKYSHVYPLFSLQDAFSREELEAFDQRVRKEFPQATYICELKIDGLSISLTYEAGNLVVGATRGDGSVGENITENLKRVADIPLTLPEAVDITVRGECYMPKASFDRVNKQRQEAGEAEFANPRNAAAGTLRQLDTGVVAQRGLATFLYQEASPSEATSQSQVLEKLDALGFVTNHEYCLAESIDDTWDFIEKIAERRDDLPYEIDGVVIKVNDLAIQEELGFTVKAPRWAVAYKFPAEEKEAEILSVDWTVGRTGVVTPTANLSPVQLAGTTVSRATLHNVDYIAEKDIRIGDTVIVYKAGDIIPAVLKVVDKYRKEQEIMPIPSHCPSCQSDLQHYEDEVALRCINPICPSQLMSKLEHFASRDAMNIAGLGSSIVEKLFGAGLVHDVADIYKLTVDDLLTLEGFKEKSADKLYQAIQTSKSNSAERLLFGLGIRHVGSKASKILVEKFGDLETLAFADQEAIASLEGLGQVIAKSLTTFFASEGAQQLLAELKEAKVNLTYLGQVVDENATLSGMTVVLTGKLERMKRNEAKAKLEALGANVAGSVSKKTNLVVAGTDAGSKLTKAQELGIEIKDEAWLESL; via the coding sequence ATGAAAACAAGAATATCAGAATTAGTTAGCGTGCTCAATCAATACGCTAAAGAGTATTATCAATTGGACCAACCTAGCGTATCAGATTCAGAATATGATACGCTTTATCGTGAATTAGTAGAGCTAGAAACGGCTCATCCAGAACTGATTTTACCAGATAGTCCTACCCATCGGGTCGGGGGAAAGGTGTTAGACGGATTTGAAAAATATAGTCATGTTTATCCACTTTTTAGTTTGCAGGATGCCTTTTCTCGTGAAGAGTTAGAAGCTTTTGACCAGCGAGTTCGCAAGGAATTTCCTCAAGCAACGTATATCTGTGAATTGAAGATTGATGGTCTGTCTATTTCCCTGACCTATGAAGCGGGCAATCTAGTCGTGGGTGCTACACGTGGTGACGGTAGTGTCGGTGAAAATATCACAGAAAATCTCAAACGAGTGGCTGATATTCCTTTGACCTTACCCGAAGCTGTGGACATTACTGTCCGAGGTGAGTGTTATATGCCAAAGGCTTCCTTTGACCGTGTTAACAAACAGCGTCAGGAGGCTGGTGAAGCTGAATTTGCTAATCCGCGTAATGCAGCAGCAGGGACCCTCCGCCAGCTTGATACGGGAGTGGTGGCCCAGCGTGGTCTCGCTACCTTCCTCTACCAAGAGGCAAGCCCCTCTGAAGCGACCAGCCAGTCACAAGTGCTTGAAAAACTGGATGCTCTGGGATTTGTGACCAACCATGAATATTGCTTGGCGGAGTCGATTGATGACACGTGGGATTTTATTGAAAAAATAGCAGAGCGTAGAGATGATTTACCCTATGAGATAGATGGTGTTGTCATCAAGGTAAATGATTTAGCTATACAAGAAGAACTAGGATTTACAGTTAAAGCGCCTCGATGGGCAGTAGCTTACAAGTTTCCAGCTGAGGAAAAAGAAGCAGAAATCTTGTCGGTTGATTGGACTGTTGGCCGAACAGGTGTTGTGACACCAACTGCCAATCTTAGTCCTGTTCAACTGGCAGGAACGACTGTCAGTCGAGCGACCTTGCACAACGTAGACTATATCGCCGAAAAAGATATTCGTATTGGCGATACGGTCATTGTTTATAAGGCGGGAGATATTATTCCAGCAGTTCTGAAAGTGGTGGACAAGTATCGAAAAGAGCAAGAAATCATGCCCATTCCTAGTCATTGTCCGTCTTGTCAGAGCGACCTACAACACTATGAGGACGAAGTTGCCCTCCGCTGTATCAACCCTATTTGTCCTAGCCAGCTGATGAGTAAGTTGGAACATTTTGCAAGTCGGGATGCCATGAACATCGCAGGACTAGGGTCTTCAATCGTTGAAAAACTCTTTGGAGCAGGCTTGGTACACGATGTTGCTGATATTTATAAATTAACTGTTGATGACCTATTGACCTTGGAAGGTTTCAAAGAAAAATCAGCTGACAAGCTCTATCAAGCCATTCAAACTTCTAAGAGCAACTCAGCAGAACGCCTCCTATTTGGACTAGGTATTCGCCATGTAGGTAGTAAGGCAAGTAAGATTTTAGTAGAAAAATTTGGTGATTTAGAAACTCTAGCATTTGCTGATCAAGAAGCAATTGCTTCGCTAGAAGGTCTTGGTCAGGTTATTGCTAAGTCTTTGACAACTTTTTTTGCTAGTGAGGGTGCGCAACAACTTTTAGCCGAACTTAAGGAAGCTAAGGTAAACTTAACCTATCTCGGACAAGTAGTAGATGAAAATGCTACACTATCGGGTATGACAGTTGTACTGACTGGTAAATTGGAGCGAATGAAACGAAACGAAGCCAAAGCCAAATTAGAAGCTTTAGGGGCAAATGTAGCGGGATCTGTTTCTAAAAAAACTAATCTTGTAGTTGCCGGAACAGATGCAGGCAGTAAATTGACTAAAGCACAGGAGCTAGGTATCGAAATTAAAGATGAGGCTTGGTTAGAGAGCTTGTAA
- a CDS encoding F0F1 ATP synthase subunit C, translating into MSLGALALGLACLGVSIGEGLLVASYLSSTARQPEMQSKLMAGVFLGVAFIEGTFFVTLAMTFVLK; encoded by the coding sequence ATGAGTTTAGGCGCATTGGCCCTTGGATTGGCCTGTCTTGGTGTAAGTATCGGTGAGGGACTGTTGGTGGCTTCATACCTTAGTTCGACTGCACGTCAACCAGAAATGCAAAGTAAATTGATGGCTGGTGTATTTTTGGGTGTTGCCTTTATCGAGGGAACTTTCTTCGTAACCTTGGCTATGACATTTGTCTTGAAATAG
- a CDS encoding TIGR03943 family protein — MIRFLILAGYFEMTMYLYISGKLDQYINLHYSYLAYLSMILSFILAIVQLYVWVKEIRVHSHLKSKIAKLSSIGLLLIPLAIAWLFPTVSLDSTTVAAKGYHFPLAAENDANTQNQEGTTVQYLKPDTSIYFTKSAYQNQMREIADRYLAEETIVVTNENYMEVMEAIYDYPTEFSGKTIEMIGFVYNDPDNSQQFFLFRFGIIHCIADSGVYGLLSTGATTEFPNNTWVKARGTVKVSYHTSLKQNLPTLELQSMVQIEQPDSPYVYRVF, encoded by the coding sequence ATGATTCGTTTTTTAATTCTTGCAGGCTATTTTGAGATGACCATGTATCTCTATATTTCTGGAAAATTAGACCAATACATCAATCTACACTATAGCTATCTAGCCTATCTATCCATGATTTTATCTTTCATACTTGCCATCGTACAATTGTATGTCTGGGTAAAAGAAATTCGAGTACATAGCCATTTAAAAAGCAAAATTGCCAAACTATCAAGCATTGGACTATTGCTCATTCCTCTTGCTATAGCCTGGCTCTTTCCTACGGTCAGCCTGGATTCAACAACTGTTGCTGCCAAGGGCTATCATTTCCCACTAGCAGCAGAAAACGATGCTAATACACAAAACCAAGAAGGGACGACTGTTCAGTATCTCAAGCCTGATACTTCTATTTATTTTACAAAATCTGCCTATCAAAACCAGATGCGTGAAATTGCTGATAGATACTTGGCTGAAGAAACCATTGTCGTTACTAATGAAAACTATATGGAAGTGATGGAAGCAATCTACGACTATCCTACGGAATTTTCAGGAAAAACGATTGAAATGATTGGATTTGTCTACAATGACCCTGACAATAGCCAGCAATTTTTCCTTTTCCGCTTTGGTATTATTCACTGCATTGCTGATTCTGGGGTATATGGCTTACTCTCTACGGGGGCTACCACAGAATTTCCTAACAATACTTGGGTAAAAGCCAGAGGAACAGTCAAGGTTTCCTACCACACATCGTTGAAACAAAATCTCCCAACACTTGAATTACAATCGATGGTTCAGATTGAACAGCCAGATTCCCCGTATGTCTACCGTGTTTTCTAA